One Alkalidesulfovibrio alkalitolerans DSM 16529 genomic region harbors:
- a CDS encoding biotin transporter BioY yields the protein MHATPLAGLHRTAWVSLMAALMAVGSYLSLPIGPVPFTMQPFFVMLAGLVLGFPHALAAASLFVTAGLIGLPVFTGGKAGLAVLLGPTGGYLVGYILATAAMGLIARGAEPTWRRGLLAAVPGLVLLYLFGVLNLMRVLDIGWEKALTIGFLPFILQDIAKMFMAIATWRFMHARGLLPR from the coding sequence ATGCACGCGACTCCGCTTGCCGGACTTCACCGCACGGCCTGGGTCTCCCTGATGGCCGCGCTCATGGCCGTGGGCTCCTACCTTTCTCTGCCCATCGGCCCTGTTCCGTTCACCATGCAGCCGTTTTTCGTCATGCTCGCGGGACTGGTGCTCGGCTTTCCGCACGCCCTGGCCGCCGCGAGTCTGTTCGTCACCGCCGGACTCATCGGGCTGCCGGTCTTTACGGGCGGCAAGGCCGGGCTGGCCGTGCTGCTTGGCCCCACAGGCGGCTATCTCGTCGGCTACATCCTGGCCACGGCTGCAATGGGGCTGATCGCGCGTGGAGCCGAGCCCACGTGGCGGCGAGGGCTGCTCGCGGCCGTGCCCGGACTCGTCCTGCTCTATCTGTTCGGCGTCCTGAACCTGATGCGCGTGCTGGACATCGGTTGGGAAAAGGCTCTGACCATCGGTTTTCTGCCTTTCATCCTGCAGGACATTGCCAAAATGTTCATGGCCATCGCCACGTGGCGCTTCATGCACGCGCGCGGGCTGTTGCCCCGTTAG
- a CDS encoding energy-coupling factor ABC transporter ATP-binding protein, with the protein MIEAHNLAYVYETGALALSDVTFDLPEGSILGLAGANGAGKSTLLALLAGLFAPSQGNLSVAGHDAARDGEAVRRAAALVLQEADLTIIGATVEEDLLLGRPPEKRDTALALAARLGLSAPDALVHTLSFGQKRKLCLAAALVREPRLLLLDEPFAGLDYPGAREMRGLLAANREAGLTQIVAVHDLEPLADLADLWLVLAGGRQALFGAAADVLPHLAGLDVRPPCSWLAGHGIRPWDAGEGQG; encoded by the coding sequence ATGATCGAGGCCCATAACCTGGCCTACGTCTATGAGACCGGAGCCCTGGCCCTTTCAGACGTGACCTTCGACCTGCCCGAGGGGAGCATTCTCGGGCTGGCCGGGGCCAACGGCGCGGGCAAGTCCACGCTCCTGGCGCTTTTGGCCGGGCTGTTCGCGCCCTCGCAGGGGAATCTGAGCGTGGCCGGGCACGACGCGGCCAGGGACGGCGAGGCCGTGCGCCGGGCTGCGGCGCTGGTGCTGCAGGAGGCCGACCTGACTATCATCGGCGCGACCGTGGAGGAGGACCTGCTCCTGGGACGGCCGCCCGAAAAGCGCGACACGGCATTGGCCCTGGCTGCGCGCCTGGGGCTAAGTGCACCCGACGCCCTGGTGCACACCCTGTCCTTCGGGCAGAAGCGCAAGCTTTGCCTGGCTGCGGCGCTGGTGCGCGAACCTCGCCTTTTGCTCCTCGACGAACCTTTCGCGGGGCTGGATTATCCCGGCGCGCGCGAGATGCGCGGCCTGCTCGCGGCCAACCGCGAGGCGGGACTGACGCAGATCGTGGCCGTGCACGACCTGGAGCCCCTGGCCGATCTGGCCGACCTGTGGCTCGTGCTCGCGGGCGGCAGGCAGGCATTATTCGGCGCAGCCGCCGACGTCTTGCCGCATCTCGCCGGTCTCGACGTGCGGCCTCCCTGCTCCTGGCTCGCGGGGCACGGCATCCGGCCCTGGGACGCGGGCGAGGGGCAGGGCTGA